One window of Pseudomonas sp. FP198 genomic DNA carries:
- the crp gene encoding cAMP-activated global transcriptional regulator CRP: MVAITPTSKIKNLDKLLMHCQRRRYPAKHNIICAGDRSDTLFFIIKGSVTILIEDDDGREMIIAYLNSGDFFGELGLFEQAGKEQERSAWVRAKVECEVAEISYGKFRELSQQDPDILYALSGQIAQRLRNTTRKVGDLAFFDVTGRVARCLLELCKQPDAMTHPDGMQIKVTRQEIGRIVGCSREMVGRVLKDLEERNLVSVKGKTMVVFGTR, encoded by the coding sequence ATGGTTGCCATTACTCCCACGTCCAAGATCAAGAACCTCGACAAACTCTTGATGCATTGCCAGCGTCGCCGCTACCCCGCCAAGCACAACATCATTTGCGCAGGCGACCGCTCCGATACGCTGTTTTTCATCATCAAGGGCTCCGTCACTATCCTGATCGAGGACGACGACGGCCGGGAAATGATCATCGCCTACCTCAACTCCGGGGATTTTTTCGGCGAACTGGGATTGTTCGAGCAGGCGGGCAAGGAGCAGGAGCGCAGTGCCTGGGTGCGAGCCAAGGTCGAATGTGAAGTGGCGGAAATCAGCTATGGCAAATTTCGAGAGCTGTCGCAGCAGGATCCGGACATTCTTTACGCCCTCAGCGGACAAATCGCACAGCGTCTGCGCAATACCACCCGCAAAGTCGGTGACCTGGCGTTCTTCGATGTGACCGGCCGCGTCGCCCGCTGCCTGTTGGAACTGTGCAAGCAGCCCGACGCCATGACCCATCCGGATGGTATGCAGATCAAAGTGACTCGTCAGGAAATCGGCCGCATCGTTGGCTGCTCCCGAGAGATGGTCGGACGCGTGCTCAAGGACCTGGAAGAGCGCAACCTGGTCAGCGTCAAAGGCAAGACCATGGTCGTGTTCGGGACGCGCTAG
- a CDS encoding OsmC family protein encodes MKARIQWAGEAMFLGESGSGHVVVMDGPPDAGGRNLGVRPMEMLLLGVGGCSNFDVVSILKKSRQAVESCEAFLEAERATEDPKVFTKIHMHFVVKGRGLKEAQVKRAIELSAEKYCSASIMLGAAGVEITHDYEIIELG; translated from the coding sequence ATGAAGGCACGCATCCAATGGGCTGGCGAAGCCATGTTCCTCGGTGAATCAGGCAGTGGTCATGTGGTCGTCATGGACGGCCCACCGGATGCCGGCGGTCGGAACCTGGGTGTCCGGCCAATGGAAATGCTCTTGCTCGGTGTCGGCGGCTGCAGCAACTTCGATGTGGTCAGCATTCTCAAGAAGTCTCGCCAGGCCGTCGAAAGTTGCGAAGCGTTCCTTGAAGCCGAGCGCGCGACAGAGGATCCGAAAGTGTTTACCAAGATCCACATGCACTTCGTGGTGAAAGGCCGTGGACTGAAGGAAGCCCAGGTCAAGCGCGCCATTGAGCTGTCCGCCGAGAAATACTGCTCGGCCTCGATCATGCTCGGTGCCGCCGGTGTTGAAATCACTCATGATTATGAAATCATCGAGTTGGGTTGA
- the speD gene encoding adenosylmethionine decarboxylase has translation MKSKLKLHGFNNLTKTLSFNIYDICYAETPQDQQAYVEYINKEYNAKRLTQILTEVVDIIGANILNIASQDYEPQGASVTILISEEPVTPTDSQIEESPGPLPEIILAHLDKSHITVHTYPEIHPVDGIATFRVDIDVSTCGVISPLKALNFLIHQFDSDIVTVDYRVRGFTRDVEGHKHFIDHEINSIQNYLSEDTRDAYQMTDVNVYQENLFHTKMLLKDFELDNYLFGDATSNLSVEQRGQVEERVKHEMLEIFYARNMPR, from the coding sequence GTGAAAAGCAAACTCAAGCTCCATGGGTTCAATAACCTGACAAAGACCTTGAGCTTCAACATCTATGACATCTGCTATGCGGAAACCCCGCAAGACCAGCAGGCCTACGTCGAGTACATCAATAAAGAGTACAACGCCAAGCGCCTCACGCAGATCCTCACGGAAGTTGTCGATATCATTGGTGCCAACATCCTGAACATCGCCAGTCAGGACTATGAACCCCAAGGCGCCAGCGTGACCATTCTGATTTCGGAAGAGCCGGTGACACCGACCGACAGCCAGATCGAAGAGTCCCCGGGCCCGTTGCCTGAAATTATCCTGGCCCACCTCGACAAGAGCCACATCACGGTACATACCTATCCGGAGATCCATCCGGTGGACGGTATCGCAACGTTCCGAGTGGACATCGATGTGTCGACCTGTGGCGTCATTTCACCGCTCAAGGCACTCAACTTCCTCATTCACCAGTTCGATTCCGACATCGTGACCGTGGATTACCGTGTGCGTGGCTTCACACGGGATGTGGAGGGCCACAAGCACTTCATCGATCACGAGATCAATTCGATCCAGAACTATCTCTCCGAAGACACCCGCGACGCGTACCAGATGACCGACGTGAACGTGTACCAGGAAAACCTGTTCCACACCAAGATGCTGCTCAAGGACTTCGAGCTGGATAACTACCTGTTCGGTGATGCCACCAGCAACCTGTCGGTTGAGCAGCGTGGCCAGGTGGAAGAGCGTGTGAAGCACGAGATGCTGGAGATTTTCTACGCGCGCAACATGCCGCGCTGA
- the coq7 gene encoding 2-polyprenyl-3-methyl-6-methoxy-1,4-benzoquinone monooxygenase translates to MTTQRHYSPIDRLLLQADTAMRTLLPFSGQPYRPSPAIVQPDVQMSDEETRHVAGLMRINHTGEVCAQALYQGQALTARLPQVREAMEHAAEEEVDHLVWCEQRIRQLGSHTSVLNPLFYGMSFGIGAVAGLISDKVSLGFVAATEHQVCKHLNEHLEQLPAEDEKSRAILEQMRKDEEQHAESALDAGGFRFPAPVKFGMSLLAKVMTKSTYRI, encoded by the coding sequence ATGACTACCCAACGTCACTACTCGCCCATTGACCGCCTGCTGCTGCAAGCCGATACCGCGATGCGCACGCTACTGCCCTTCAGTGGCCAGCCGTACCGTCCGTCGCCGGCAATCGTGCAGCCGGACGTACAGATGAGTGACGAAGAGACTCGCCATGTCGCGGGCCTGATGCGCATCAACCATACCGGTGAGGTTTGCGCCCAGGCTCTGTACCAGGGCCAGGCGCTGACGGCGAGATTGCCGCAGGTGCGCGAGGCGATGGAGCATGCCGCCGAAGAAGAAGTCGACCATCTGGTCTGGTGCGAGCAGCGCATTCGCCAATTGGGTAGCCATACCAGCGTCCTGAATCCGTTGTTCTACGGGATGTCATTCGGCATCGGCGCGGTGGCCGGACTGATCAGCGACAAGGTCAGCCTGGGCTTCGTCGCGGCAACCGAACATCAAGTGTGCAAGCACCTGAATGAGCACCTGGAGCAGTTGCCGGCCGAAGATGAAAAGTCCCGGGCGATTCTTGAACAGATGCGCAAGGATGAAGAACAGCATGCCGAAAGCGCACTCGATGCGGGGGGGTTTCGTTTCCCGGCTCCGGTGAAATTCGGCATGAGCCTGTTGGCGAAGGTCATGACCAAGAGCACCTATCGGATCTGA
- a CDS encoding histidine triad nucleotide-binding protein → MDTLFTKIINREIPARIIYEDDQVLAFHDIAPQAPVHFLVIPKKPIRTLNDLTEEDKGLAGHILFTAQRLALELGCEEGFRVVMNCNELGGQTVYHIHMHVLGQRQMNWPPG, encoded by the coding sequence GTGGACACTCTGTTTACCAAGATCATCAACCGGGAAATTCCGGCCAGGATCATTTATGAAGACGATCAGGTTCTGGCTTTTCACGACATCGCCCCCCAGGCTCCAGTGCATTTCCTGGTGATTCCGAAAAAACCGATCCGCACCCTCAATGACCTGACCGAGGAAGACAAAGGGTTGGCCGGACATATCCTGTTTACCGCCCAGCGCCTGGCGCTTGAACTGGGCTGTGAGGAAGGCTTCCGCGTGGTGATGAACTGCAATGAACTTGGCGGGCAGACCGTCTATCACATTCATATGCACGTGCTGGGGCAGCGCCAGATGAACTGGCCACCGGGTTGA
- a CDS encoding SDR family oxidoreductase yields the protein MTRYALITGASSGIGLALAEALARRGRNLILVARQRDRLESIAIELTQRFGVEVLFRACDLSEPLRLSGFLLELEEGERQIDLLVNCAGIGTFGPFLGQDWMTEQDLIEVNILALTRLCHAVGNSMALHGGGQILNVASIAAFQPGPWMSTYHASKAYVLHFSEALRIELKKCAIKVSVLCPGPTRTGFFAGWQRDEKPSDDKKLMSPEEVALYAVRALDRDRAIIIPGSRNRWIAALPRFGPRWLVRILSGMFNKAYCPR from the coding sequence ATGACCCGTTACGCCCTGATCACTGGCGCTTCCAGCGGAATCGGCCTGGCCCTGGCTGAAGCACTGGCCCGGCGCGGGCGCAACCTGATACTCGTGGCGCGACAGCGTGATCGGCTGGAAAGTATTGCGATCGAACTGACCCAGCGATTTGGCGTGGAAGTATTGTTCCGGGCTTGCGACCTGAGTGAGCCCTTGCGGCTTTCAGGTTTCCTGCTGGAACTGGAAGAAGGCGAACGCCAGATCGACCTGCTGGTCAACTGCGCCGGCATCGGCACCTTCGGCCCGTTCCTGGGCCAGGACTGGATGACCGAGCAGGACCTCATCGAAGTGAACATCCTGGCCCTGACCCGCCTCTGTCACGCCGTGGGCAACAGCATGGCGCTGCATGGGGGCGGCCAGATCCTCAACGTCGCGTCGATTGCCGCGTTCCAGCCGGGCCCCTGGATGAGCACCTACCACGCCAGCAAAGCTTACGTATTGCACTTTTCCGAAGCCCTGCGAATCGAGCTGAAAAAATGCGCGATCAAAGTCTCGGTACTTTGCCCTGGCCCGACCCGCACCGGTTTTTTCGCCGGGTGGCAACGGGACGAGAAGCCCAGCGACGATAAGAAGCTGATGAGCCCTGAAGAGGTTGCGCTGTACGCTGTCCGCGCGCTGGACAGGGACCGGGCCATTATCATTCCAGGAAGCCGCAATCGCTGGATCGCCGCCCTGCCCCGATTCGGGCCGCGCTGGCTGGTGCGAATTCTTAGCGGCATGTTCAATAAAGCCTACTGTCCACGCTAG
- a CDS encoding DUF805 domain-containing protein has translation MSENRFNIVFDGALLPGVDTTTAKLNLAELFKSDVSAIERLFSGRKVSLKNNLSQNEAQQYLDALHKSGIDARIEAEPSIQLNLGEIQEQPGGRQPDSVIDPVSPYAPPRAAVGETFAEYATLKPFSFEGRIGRLRYLAWTMVLTLAMLPLVGLGFWVATNWLLASDSIAGLVVGGLIAVVVVLAFAFVSIQFNVQRLHDLGWSGWLWLINLVPFVGSIFPFILIIAPGNTGANQYGPPPPRNTTAVKLLASLWLVMIVLIFVATFAGIFGALQEDFDSGASSSYESSEYSDQTSEEPAVDAAEPASPSVDYEEEEEQ, from the coding sequence ATGAGCGAAAACCGTTTCAACATCGTATTCGACGGGGCCCTGCTGCCAGGCGTAGATACCACTACCGCCAAGCTCAACCTCGCCGAACTGTTCAAAAGTGATGTGAGCGCCATTGAACGACTGTTCAGCGGTCGCAAGGTGTCCCTCAAGAACAACCTGTCCCAGAATGAAGCGCAACAGTACCTGGACGCGCTTCATAAAAGCGGCATCGATGCACGAATCGAAGCCGAACCGTCCATCCAGCTCAATCTCGGCGAAATCCAGGAGCAGCCGGGCGGCCGCCAGCCGGACTCCGTGATCGATCCTGTTTCTCCTTATGCGCCTCCACGGGCAGCAGTGGGTGAAACGTTCGCCGAGTACGCCACGCTCAAACCCTTCAGCTTCGAGGGACGTATCGGACGCCTGCGCTACCTGGCCTGGACCATGGTCCTGACCCTGGCCATGCTGCCGTTGGTAGGCCTGGGCTTCTGGGTCGCCACGAACTGGCTGCTCGCTTCCGACTCGATAGCGGGGTTGGTCGTCGGTGGTCTGATCGCTGTAGTCGTCGTGCTTGCCTTCGCGTTCGTGAGCATCCAGTTCAACGTCCAGCGTCTGCACGATCTTGGCTGGTCGGGGTGGTTGTGGCTGATCAACCTCGTGCCCTTCGTGGGCAGCATCTTCCCGTTCATTCTCATCATTGCCCCAGGCAATACCGGCGCCAACCAGTACGGCCCACCACCGCCGCGCAATACCACGGCGGTCAAGCTGCTGGCGTCGCTTTGGCTGGTGATGATCGTCCTGATTTTCGTGGCCACCTTCGCCGGCATCTTCGGTGCTCTTCAGGAGGACTTCGATAGCGGTGCCTCGAGCAGCTACGAAAGCAGCGAATACAGTGACCAGACCAGCGAAGAACCAGCCGTTGATGCAGCCGAGCCCGCCTCGCCTTCTGTAGACTACGAAGAAGAAGAGGAACAATAG
- a CDS encoding nitronate monooxygenase family protein, protein MSLPALLEQRLRLPVVVAPMFLISNPQLVLACCRNGVVGSFPALNQRESSGFKAWLEEIEAGLATLEKPAPYAVNLIVHHSNPRLQADLAICIEHKVPIVITSLGAVKELVDAVHGYGGLVFHDVTTRRHAEKAAEAGVDGLIAVAAGAGGHAGTWSPFALIAEIRQFFDKTLLLAGCLNHGHQILAAQLLGADLAYFGTRFIGTTESHASDAYKEMLLTSRAADIVHTPAVSGVPASFMRQSLESAGFDLAVLQGKGVADAGAKLKPLNDEAKAWKTVWSAGQGVGDINDLPGVDQLIARLDEEYRQAQALATQLGGQWPR, encoded by the coding sequence ATGTCGCTGCCCGCTCTGCTTGAACAACGTCTGCGGCTGCCGGTCGTGGTTGCACCGATGTTCCTCATTTCCAATCCGCAGCTGGTACTGGCCTGCTGCCGCAACGGTGTCGTCGGGAGTTTCCCGGCGTTGAACCAACGTGAAAGCAGCGGCTTCAAGGCGTGGCTGGAGGAAATCGAAGCAGGCTTGGCGACCTTGGAAAAGCCGGCGCCCTACGCAGTCAATCTGATCGTCCATCACAGCAATCCACGACTCCAGGCCGACCTGGCAATCTGCATCGAGCACAAGGTGCCGATCGTCATCACCAGCCTGGGCGCGGTAAAGGAGTTGGTAGACGCGGTTCATGGCTACGGCGGCCTGGTATTTCACGACGTGACCACTCGCCGCCATGCCGAAAAAGCCGCCGAAGCGGGCGTCGACGGTTTGATTGCCGTTGCGGCCGGTGCGGGTGGGCACGCAGGAACCTGGAGCCCATTCGCACTGATTGCTGAAATCCGGCAGTTCTTCGATAAAACCCTGTTGCTTGCAGGATGCCTTAACCACGGCCATCAGATTCTGGCTGCGCAATTGCTTGGCGCGGATCTGGCCTACTTCGGAACACGTTTTATCGGCACGACGGAAAGTCATGCGTCCGACGCTTATAAAGAGATGTTGCTCACATCCAGAGCCGCGGACATCGTGCATACTCCCGCAGTGTCCGGGGTGCCGGCCAGTTTCATGCGCCAGAGCCTGGAAAGCGCCGGCTTCGACCTGGCTGTTCTGCAAGGCAAGGGCGTGGCGGATGCGGGGGCGAAACTCAAACCGCTCAATGATGAAGCCAAGGCCTGGAAGACCGTTTGGTCCGCCGGCCAGGGCGTAGGTGACATCAATGATTTGCCCGGTGTCGATCAATTGATCGCACGCCTGGATGAAGAATACCGGCAGGCGCAAGCCCTAGCGACACAACTTGGCGGCCAGTGGCCGCGCTGA
- the hemJ gene encoding protoporphyrinogen oxidase HemJ has protein sequence MLYLWLKALHIVSMVCWFAGLFYLPRLFVYHAQSEDSVSKERFSIMERKLYRGIMGPAMIATLVFGIGLLSLNASAYFTQGGWMHAKLTLVVLLIGYHHMCGAQVKRFARGENTRSHVFYRWFNEVPVVILLAIVILVVVRPF, from the coding sequence ATGCTCTATCTATGGCTCAAAGCGCTCCACATTGTCAGCATGGTCTGCTGGTTTGCCGGCCTGTTCTACCTGCCTCGACTGTTCGTCTACCACGCTCAAAGCGAAGACAGCGTCAGCAAGGAACGCTTCTCCATCATGGAACGCAAGTTGTATCGCGGCATCATGGGCCCGGCGATGATCGCCACGCTGGTGTTCGGCATCGGCTTGCTCAGCCTCAATGCCAGCGCCTACTTCACCCAAGGCGGCTGGATGCACGCAAAGCTGACCCTGGTCGTCTTGCTGATCGGCTATCACCATATGTGCGGTGCCCAAGTGAAGCGCTTCGCCCGTGGCGAAAATACCCGCAGTCATGTCTTTTATCGCTGGTTCAATGAAGTGCCGGTCGTGATATTGCTGGCTATTGTAATTCTGGTCGTGGTCCGGCCGTTCTAA
- the argC gene encoding N-acetyl-gamma-glutamyl-phosphate reductase codes for MVKVGIVGGTGYTGVELLRLLAQHPQAEVVVITSRSEAGLAVADMYPNLRGHYDGLAFSVPDVKTLGACDVVFFATPHGVAHALAGELLAAGTKVIDLSADFRLQDADEWAKWYGQPHGAPELLDEAVYGLPEVNREKIRQARLIAVPGCYPTATQLGFLPLLEAGLADASRLIADCKSGVSGAGRGASVGSLYSETSESMKAYAVKGHRHLPEIRQGLRRAAGKDVGLTFVPHLTPMIRGIHSTLYATVTDRSVDLQALFEKRYADEPFVDVMPAGSHPETRSVRGANVCRIAVHRPQDGDLVVVLSVIDNLVKGASGQAVQNLNILFGLDERLGLSHAGMLP; via the coding sequence ATGGTCAAGGTCGGTATCGTCGGCGGCACGGGTTACACCGGTGTCGAACTGCTGCGTCTGTTGGCACAGCATCCGCAAGCTGAGGTGGTGGTCATTACCTCCCGATCCGAGGCCGGCCTGGCCGTCGCCGACATGTATCCGAACTTGCGTGGCCATTACGACGGCCTGGCGTTCAGCGTTCCTGACGTCAAGACCCTCGGGGCCTGCGATGTGGTGTTTTTCGCCACCCCCCATGGTGTCGCCCACGCTCTGGCGGGTGAGCTGCTGGCGGCGGGAACCAAGGTTATCGACCTGTCGGCAGACTTCCGCCTGCAGGACGCAGACGAATGGGCCAAGTGGTACGGTCAGCCCCACGGCGCACCGGAACTGCTGGACGAGGCGGTCTATGGCTTGCCGGAAGTCAATCGTGAAAAAATCAGGCAGGCACGGCTGATCGCGGTGCCCGGTTGCTATCCGACCGCGACGCAGTTGGGATTCCTGCCGTTGCTGGAGGCCGGTCTCGCCGATGCGTCGCGCTTGATCGCCGACTGCAAGTCGGGCGTCAGCGGCGCCGGTCGAGGTGCCAGCGTTGGCTCGTTGTACTCCGAAACATCGGAGAGCATGAAGGCCTACGCGGTCAAGGGGCATCGTCATTTGCCGGAGATTCGCCAAGGGTTGCGTCGCGCGGCAGGCAAGGACGTAGGCCTGACGTTCGTGCCGCATCTGACGCCCATGATCCGTGGTATCCATTCCACCCTCTACGCCACCGTGACCGATCGCTCCGTGGATCTGCAGGCACTGTTCGAAAAGCGTTACGCCGATGAGCCGTTTGTCGACGTGATGCCGGCTGGCAGCCATCCGGAAACCCGCAGTGTCCGCGGCGCGAACGTATGCCGGATCGCTGTGCATCGCCCGCAGGATGGCGACCTGGTCGTGGTCTTGTCGGTAATCGACAACCTGGTCAAGGGCGCTTCCGGCCAAGCGGTACAGAACCTGAACATCCTCTTCGGGCTCGATGAGCGGCTGGGCCTGTCCCACGCGGGGATGCTGCCTTAA
- the erpA gene encoding iron-sulfur cluster insertion protein ErpA — MSVETFTPTALQFTHGAAHKVKSLVDEEGNDRLKLRVFVTGGGCSGFQYGFTFDEEVAEDDTIVEREGVSLVVDPMSFQYLAGAEVDYQEGLEGSRFVIKNPNATTTCGCGSSFSI, encoded by the coding sequence ATGAGCGTCGAAACCTTCACCCCCACGGCTTTGCAATTCACCCACGGTGCCGCGCACAAGGTGAAGAGCCTGGTCGATGAAGAGGGCAATGATCGTTTGAAGCTGCGCGTGTTCGTGACGGGCGGCGGTTGTTCAGGTTTTCAGTACGGCTTCACTTTCGATGAGGAAGTGGCCGAGGATGACACCATCGTCGAGCGCGAAGGCGTCAGCCTGGTGGTCGACCCGATGAGCTTCCAGTACCTGGCGGGTGCCGAGGTGGATTATCAGGAAGGCCTGGAAGGGTCGCGCTTCGTGATCAAGAATCCTAACGCCACCACGACTTGTGGGTGCGGTTCTTCGTTTTCGATCTGA
- a CDS encoding anhydro-N-acetylmuramic acid kinase: MALYIGVMSGTSLDGLDIALIELAPAIKLIATHYIPMPTPLRTELLALCSSGPDEIARSAIAQQNWVKLAAQGIHTLLDEQKLKPEDVTAIGSHGQTIRHEPARGFTVQIGNPALLSELTGITVVGDFRSRDVAAGGQGAPLVPAFHEALFEERVGPRAVLNVGGFSNLSLIERAKPVSGFDCGPGNVLLDAWIHQERGEPFDRDGQWAASGKVEPTLLETLLGDPFFVTKGPKSTGREVFNLSWLTRHLSQLPAFAPEDVQATLLELTALTIVESLRHAQPNTQELLVCGGGAHNQTLMKRLADLLPATKVSSTAVYGVDPDWVEAMAFAWLAHCCLEGIPGNRPSVTGARGLRVLGAIYPA; this comes from the coding sequence ATGGCGCTCTATATCGGCGTGATGTCCGGGACCAGCCTGGATGGCCTGGATATCGCGCTGATCGAACTGGCCCCGGCGATCAAATTGATCGCCACGCATTACATACCCATGCCCACGCCCCTGCGCACCGAGTTGCTAGCACTGTGCAGCAGCGGGCCCGATGAGATTGCCCGCTCCGCCATTGCCCAGCAGAACTGGGTAAAGCTGGCCGCGCAGGGTATCCATACCTTACTCGACGAACAGAAGCTCAAGCCCGAAGACGTCACCGCGATTGGCAGCCACGGCCAAACCATTCGCCATGAACCGGCCCGCGGATTTACCGTGCAGATCGGTAACCCGGCACTCTTGAGCGAATTGACCGGCATCACCGTTGTCGGCGATTTCCGCAGCCGTGATGTCGCCGCCGGAGGACAGGGGGCGCCTCTGGTTCCGGCATTTCACGAAGCATTGTTCGAAGAACGAGTCGGTCCTCGTGCAGTGCTGAATGTCGGCGGCTTCAGCAATCTCAGCCTGATAGAGCGGGCAAAACCCGTATCAGGTTTCGATTGCGGCCCAGGCAACGTATTGCTCGATGCCTGGATACACCAGGAGCGAGGCGAGCCTTTTGATCGTGACGGCCAATGGGCAGCCAGCGGAAAAGTAGAGCCGACTTTGCTCGAGACGTTGCTTGGAGACCCTTTCTTTGTAACCAAGGGCCCGAAAAGTACCGGACGAGAAGTATTCAACCTGTCCTGGCTGACCCGTCATCTATCGCAATTGCCGGCCTTCGCCCCTGAAGATGTGCAGGCGACATTGCTTGAACTGACTGCCCTGACCATCGTCGAATCACTCCGGCATGCCCAGCCGAACACGCAGGAGCTGCTGGTCTGCGGCGGCGGCGCACACAACCAGACACTCATGAAGCGCCTGGCTGACTTGCTACCGGCTACCAAAGTCAGCAGTACGGCAGTGTACGGCGTGGACCCGGATTGGGTTGAAGCCATGGCCTTTGCCTGGCTCGCCCATTGCTGCCTTGAGGGTATTCCAGGCAACCGTCCAAGTGTCACTGGTGCCCGTGGCCTGCGCGTACTCGGCGCCATTTATCCGGCCTGA
- a CDS encoding peptidoglycan DD-metalloendopeptidase family protein, whose protein sequence is MTTEPSKAPPLYPKTHLLAASGIAALLSLALLVFPSSDVEAKKTTLSLELESPAEQLTQEQDAAEAVQATNEPAASPFAQIEENPEDTANATAQVEAPAAEEKKGPDHREVIVAKGDTLSTLFEKVGLPSTSVHEILASDKQAKQFTQLQRGQKLEFELNPDGQLTNLHTKLSDLESITLTKNEKGYVFNRVTTKPTVRSAYVHGVINSSLSQSAARAGLSHSLTMDMASVFGYDIDFAQDIRQGDEFDVIYEQKVVNGKSVGNGPILSARFTNRGKTYTAVRYTNKQGNSSYYTADGNSMRKAFIRTPVDFARISSRFSAGRKHPILNKIRAHKGVDYAAPRGTPIKAAGDGKVLLAGRRGGYGNTVIIQHGNTYRTLYGHMQGFAKGVKTGGSVKQGQVIGYIGTTGLSTGPHLHYEFQVNGVHVDPLGQKLPMADPIAKSERARFLAQSQPLMARMDQEKATLLASSKR, encoded by the coding sequence ATGACCACCGAACCGTCTAAAGCGCCGCCGCTTTACCCAAAGACCCACCTGCTCGCCGCAAGTGGTATCGCCGCCCTCCTTAGCCTGGCGCTCCTGGTATTTCCTTCCAGCGATGTTGAAGCCAAAAAGACGACTCTGAGTCTTGAACTGGAAAGTCCCGCTGAACAACTGACACAAGAACAAGACGCCGCCGAAGCCGTTCAAGCCACAAACGAACCGGCTGCCTCGCCTTTTGCCCAGATTGAAGAAAACCCGGAAGACACTGCAAACGCCACTGCACAGGTAGAAGCTCCTGCTGCAGAAGAGAAGAAAGGACCGGACCACCGCGAAGTGATTGTTGCCAAGGGCGACACACTGTCCACCCTCTTCGAAAAGGTTGGCCTGCCCTCAACCTCAGTCCATGAAATCCTGGCCAGCGACAAGCAAGCCAAACAGTTCACTCAACTGCAACGGGGCCAGAAACTCGAATTCGAGCTCAATCCAGACGGGCAGCTGACCAACCTGCACACCAAGCTGAGCGATCTGGAAAGCATCACCCTGACCAAAAACGAAAAGGGTTATGTATTCAACCGCGTCACCACCAAACCTACCGTGCGCTCCGCCTATGTTCACGGCGTCATCAATAGTTCGCTGTCCCAGTCGGCCGCCCGCGCCGGCCTTTCCCACAGCCTGACCATGGACATGGCCAGCGTGTTTGGTTACGACATCGATTTCGCCCAGGATATTCGCCAGGGCGACGAGTTCGACGTCATCTACGAACAGAAAGTGGTCAATGGGAAAAGCGTCGGCAACGGACCGATCCTTTCCGCGCGCTTCACCAACCGCGGCAAGACCTATACGGCGGTGCGCTACACCAACAAGCAGGGCAACAGCAGCTACTACACCGCTGACGGCAACAGCATGCGCAAGGCGTTTATCCGCACTCCAGTCGACTTCGCCCGCATCAGCTCCAGGTTTTCCGCAGGCCGCAAGCATCCGATCCTGAACAAGATCCGTGCCCACAAAGGCGTCGACTACGCAGCTCCGCGCGGCACGCCCATCAAGGCTGCCGGCGATGGCAAGGTACTGCTGGCCGGCCGTCGTGGCGGTTATGGCAATACCGTGATCATCCAGCACGGCAATACCTACCGCACGCTGTACGGTCACATGCAAGGTTTCGCCAAGGGCGTGAAGACTGGCGGCTCCGTCAAGCAAGGCCAGGTTATTGGCTACATTGGCACGACCGGCCTGTCCACCGGCCCGCACTTGCACTATGAATTCCAGGTCAACGGCGTTCACGTCGATCCGCTCGGCCAGAAACTGCCGATGGCCGATCCGATTGCGAAATCCGAGCGCGCCCGTTTCCTGGCTCAGAGCCAGCCTCTGATGGCTCGCATGGATCAAGAGAAAGCCACCCTGCTGGCTTCGAGCAAGCGCTAA